In Phreatobacter cathodiphilus, the genomic window ATCAGCTTCGAATAGGCTTCGGCGCGGGCTGCGAGGTCGGACCTTAGAAGGTTGTCGATCAGAAACTCAGCGAGGAACGTGTCGCGCTCATCGACGCCGATCAGCTTGAGACGAATTTCGCCTTCCCAAGCCTTGATCCATCGGGCGAGGGCATAGGTCAGGAACTGCTGCCCGCCGAACTCTGCATTGGTCCAAGTCTGCCGGGAGTAGTCCATCAGGAGCGCAGGCGGCACGCGGAACACGCGCGCCACGTCGAGGACGGCACGGTTCCACACTTCAATGAGCTGGGCTTCGACACTCGTCAGCGAGACGGGCTTGTATTCCGCGCCATCGTCCAGAAGGGCCGTGCCGCCGCTGTTTTCGCCACCATGGGCGAGACGCCATGCGGCAGCGAGGTTCTTACGGGTTTCCGGAGCGGCCCTCTTGGGCAGGACGATCTGTCCGGAAGGGCGAGCACCGTTTTTGAACAGCCGGGCCGCGTGAGCCTCGATTGCCAGCAACAGGCCGATGGTCTCGCGAGCCTGCCGGATCGGGCTATCGCCAGAGATGCCGTTGAGAGACGGGGCCTTGATGTGCAGGACATCGGCGCGGGCGATCTCTCGCCGCTGAGTCTCTTGCCGGAGGAAGTAGCGCGGCGAACCAAGGTCATCGGGCTCGATATCGACAGAGACAGGGTCTAGCCGGATCAGCTCAATCGGCCTGCCATCGATGCGATTGATGAGTGCGAGGCCGTTGCCATGAAGCAGGGCGTCGCGAGTGAGCTGTTCGCGGAAATCTGCCGCCGACATGTGGTCGTTCGCTTCGTCGTGAAGCAGCCGATAGGCGGAATGATCTTGAGAGCGCTCTTTGCCACCATTGGTGCGGCGATAGACGTGAACGGGAAGCTGCCCAATGGCTTCAGCGATGGCCTGAACAGCGCATCGGACGGGCGGGCAAGTCATCGCCTTCGCGGGCGTGACGCTGATTCCAGAAGAGGACGGCGCTGCCCCAAAAAGCTCCATCAAGAAATCGTCGGGAGAAGCGAGGACCGACTTCGCTTCGACCTTATCGACTTTAGATCGCTTGGATGATTTCCGAGACAACGCCGTTACTCACAACAGGAACAGCGCATATACTGAAGGATAATTACGTCAAAATCAAGATTAACTCAGGCTGTGACAAGTATAACGCTCACAGGCAGCCCCGCAATGCTTTCTTTTTGGGTGCGATATCGGTGTATTGGACCGCCTCGATTAGCTTGACGCGCATGTCGAGAGTGCCTTGGGTGAGGGTTCCATATCGCCCGGTTGTCATTCCAAACCGGTCGCCGTGTCCGAGAATGAAGCCAAACTCTTGGTCCAGATAACCGGCAGCCCGAAGGCGGTCAGCGAAGTTGTGGCGAAGGCTATGGAAGGCCGTGCTGCCCGTTTTGATGCCCACCGCGCGCATGTAGCCGTTCAGGAACTTTGACGGCACGCCAGAGAAGAATCCTCGCGCGTCGGGCTTAATCTCAGGGAATAGGCGGGCGTCTCCGCTCTGGTGCCGATTTCCGAGATAGTCGAGAAATCCGAGTGCAATCAGCCGGG contains:
- a CDS encoding phage portal protein; amino-acid sequence: MELFGAAPSSSGISVTPAKAMTCPPVRCAVQAIAEAIGQLPVHVYRRTNGGKERSQDHSAYRLLHDEANDHMSAADFREQLTRDALLHGNGLALINRIDGRPIELIRLDPVSVDIEPDDLGSPRYFLRQETQRREIARADVLHIKAPSLNGISGDSPIRQARETIGLLLAIEAHAARLFKNGARPSGQIVLPKRAAPETRKNLAAAWRLAHGGENSGGTALLDDGAEYKPVSLTSVEAQLIEVWNRAVLDVARVFRVPPALLMDYSRQTWTNAEFGGQQFLTYALARWIKAWEGEIRLKLIGVDERDTFLAEFLIDNLLRSDLAARAEAYSKLIAARVLNPNEARAMENRAPYAGGDEFLNPHTTSAPSVPNV